In Microbacterium lushaniae, the following are encoded in one genomic region:
- a CDS encoding ATP-binding protein, with product MDHGEGIPEQIRDQIFQRFWRADTSRARETGGSGLGLSIVASIVQALHGTVSVRDTPGGGATFRVALPLAPPSADEVADTRPLPRQR from the coding sequence ATCGATCACGGCGAGGGCATCCCGGAGCAGATCCGCGATCAGATCTTCCAGCGGTTCTGGCGCGCCGACACCTCACGGGCGCGGGAGACCGGCGGCTCGGGGCTGGGCCTGTCGATCGTCGCATCGATCGTCCAGGCCCTGCACGGCACCGTGTCGGTGCGCGACACACCCGGCGGCGGGGCCACCTTCCGCGTCGCGCTGCCCCTCGCGCCGCCCTCCGCCGACGAGGTCGCCGACACCCGCCCGCTGCCCCGCCAGCGCTGA
- a CDS encoding TetR/AcrR family transcriptional regulator: protein MSSTRRRALHAAVELVGGEGIRALTHGRVDAAAGLPPGSTSNHFRTRAALLAGVIEWIATEERSDAGLPSISTRDDLVRGLARMIEVQSGPQALRTRARYALFIEADVETSRPLLDQRATFEAWIRGILRQLGGPPAEQQTRFVMAMAEGLLLHRMTVDPEAPVEAVIARAVDAALAP from the coding sequence GTGAGCAGCACCCGACGTCGAGCCCTGCACGCCGCCGTGGAGCTGGTCGGAGGCGAGGGCATCCGCGCCCTCACCCACGGACGGGTGGATGCCGCGGCGGGGCTGCCGCCCGGCTCGACGTCGAACCACTTCCGCACACGGGCGGCGCTCTTAGCCGGCGTGATCGAGTGGATCGCCACGGAGGAGCGCAGCGACGCCGGCCTTCCGAGCATCAGTACACGCGACGACCTCGTCCGCGGACTGGCCCGCATGATCGAGGTGCAGTCCGGCCCGCAGGCGTTGCGCACGCGGGCCCGCTACGCCCTGTTCATCGAGGCGGACGTCGAGACCTCCCGTCCGCTCCTCGACCAGCGGGCCACTTTCGAGGCGTGGATCCGCGGGATCCTGCGGCAGCTGGGCGGCCCGCCGGCCGAGCAGCAGACACGGTTCGTCATGGCCATGGCGGAGGGGTTGCTGCTGCACCGCATGACGGTCGACCCCGAGGCCCCGGTGGAGGCGGTCATCGCACGCGCCGTGGACGCCGCACTCGCCCCGTAG
- a CDS encoding ROK family transcriptional regulator, with the protein MSGPGEVLELIRTGRAITRGDVLEITGLSRMTVSTRIDALLEAGLIVENGTERPASGRPSRLLEFNSARATVLTAAVDTTHTMVALTDLAGRLIAEERIEVAIADGPDRTLDEIAATARRVLAGARTPLERVAAIGISIPGPVDPDTGRPSQPPIMPGWDAYPIPDHLRDALGVPVLVANDADAAALGEQRAAHADSRALCFIKVSSGIGAGIVIGGQVYQGTDGGAGDIGHVKLAGHDDEVCQCGAHGCLAAVASGRAVARALSALGKNAESGSDVGAYLAAGDPDAAALTRAAGRVIGGVVATVVSLLNPGEVVLGGMLASAPLLAGVRETLYPRSLPRATRHLTVSQSTLGEHAGIVGLATLVVEREYSAAAVNAALSS; encoded by the coding sequence ATGTCGGGACCGGGCGAAGTCCTGGAGCTCATCCGTACGGGCCGCGCGATCACGCGGGGCGACGTGCTGGAGATCACGGGCCTGTCCCGGATGACCGTGTCCACTCGCATCGACGCGCTGCTGGAGGCGGGCCTCATCGTCGAGAACGGGACCGAGCGCCCCGCCTCCGGCCGCCCCTCGCGCCTGCTGGAGTTCAACTCCGCGCGGGCCACTGTGCTCACCGCCGCGGTGGACACGACGCACACCATGGTCGCTCTGACCGATCTGGCCGGGCGCCTCATCGCCGAGGAGCGCATCGAGGTCGCCATCGCCGACGGCCCCGACCGCACGCTCGACGAGATCGCCGCCACGGCCCGGCGGGTCCTCGCCGGCGCCCGGACGCCACTGGAACGCGTCGCCGCGATCGGGATCAGCATCCCCGGACCCGTCGACCCCGACACCGGGCGCCCCAGTCAGCCGCCCATCATGCCCGGCTGGGACGCGTACCCGATCCCCGACCACCTGCGCGATGCGCTGGGCGTACCGGTGCTCGTGGCCAACGACGCCGACGCCGCCGCACTCGGCGAGCAGCGCGCCGCGCACGCCGACTCGCGCGCGCTGTGCTTCATCAAGGTCTCCTCCGGTATCGGCGCCGGAATCGTCATCGGCGGGCAGGTCTACCAGGGCACCGATGGGGGCGCCGGAGACATCGGTCACGTCAAGCTCGCCGGCCACGACGACGAGGTGTGCCAGTGCGGCGCGCACGGCTGCCTCGCCGCCGTCGCCTCCGGACGGGCCGTGGCACGGGCCCTCTCCGCTCTCGGCAAGAACGCCGAGTCGGGCTCCGACGTCGGGGCCTACCTCGCCGCGGGAGACCCGGATGCGGCGGCCCTCACCAGGGCGGCCGGCCGCGTGATCGGCGGAGTCGTGGCCACGGTGGTCTCGCTGCTGAACCCGGGAGAGGTCGTGCTGGGCGGGATGCTGGCATCCGCCCCTCTCCTGGCGGGTGTCCGCGAGACGCTGTACCCGCGCTCACTTCCGCGCGCGACGCGCCACCTCACGGTGAGCCAGTCCACGCTCGGTGAGCATGCCGGGATCGTCGGATTGGCCACCCTCGTGGTGGAGCGGGAGTACTCCGCCGCCGCGGTCAACGCGGCGCTGAGCAGCTGA
- a CDS encoding carbohydrate ABC transporter permease, which yields MTTSLLETAPRSGNARRGVGRDRIENAILRIVRPIVIVLLLIVAVFPFYYMVLLSFRTLDSLLQEPGALWISLDEFDLSTYLDILAPVSAGGQGFIEFMRNSLLVALGTVVLSLLVAIPGSYAVSRLRFFGHRQVSALFLAVYFFPSILLAVPLFVVFTQIGLRGSLLGLLIVYVSQVVAVSIYTLRNYFATIPVSLEEAAAIDGCTRLQTMRKISIPLAMPAIVSNGLFIFMIAWNEFLFALLFLVERRESWTVSLGLSQLSGSIEVPTTVLMAGSVILTLPIVILFFASERLLVGGLTAGAEKG from the coding sequence ATGACCACGTCGCTACTGGAGACGGCACCGCGCTCGGGCAACGCGCGTCGCGGTGTGGGCCGCGACCGGATCGAGAACGCGATCCTTCGGATCGTCCGGCCGATCGTCATCGTGCTGCTGCTGATCGTGGCGGTCTTCCCCTTCTACTACATGGTGCTGCTGAGCTTCCGGACCCTCGATTCGCTGCTGCAGGAACCGGGTGCCCTGTGGATCTCGCTCGACGAGTTCGACCTCTCCACGTACCTCGACATCCTGGCGCCGGTCTCCGCCGGCGGTCAGGGGTTCATCGAGTTCATGCGCAATTCGCTCCTGGTCGCCCTGGGGACGGTGGTGCTGTCGCTGCTGGTGGCGATCCCCGGCTCCTACGCCGTCAGCCGCCTCCGCTTCTTCGGCCACCGGCAGGTGTCGGCGCTGTTCCTGGCGGTGTACTTCTTCCCCAGCATCCTGCTCGCCGTGCCGCTGTTCGTGGTGTTCACCCAGATCGGGCTCCGCGGGTCTCTCCTCGGCCTGCTGATCGTGTACGTCTCGCAGGTCGTCGCCGTATCGATCTACACGCTGCGCAACTACTTCGCCACGATCCCCGTCTCCCTCGAGGAGGCCGCGGCGATCGACGGCTGCACGCGGCTGCAGACGATGCGGAAGATCAGCATCCCGCTGGCGATGCCGGCGATCGTCTCCAACGGGCTGTTCATCTTCATGATCGCGTGGAACGAGTTCCTTTTCGCGCTGCTGTTCCTCGTCGAACGGCGGGAGTCGTGGACGGTCTCGCTCGGGCTGTCCCAGCTGTCGGGGAGCATCGAGGTGCCCACCACCGTGCTCATGGCCGGTTCGGTCATCCTCACCCTGCCGATCGTGATCCTCTTCTTCGCCTCCGAGCGTCTCCTGGTGGGCGGCCTCACGGCGGGCGCCGAAAAGGGCTGA
- a CDS encoding Gfo/Idh/MocA family protein: protein MIPDHRPHVPPGPPGVGLIGAGAIARSAHLPAYARWGIPVVAIASRTASSARALAAEFGVATVHDRVEDLLADPAVAVVDIATGPRGRVDLIAAAVAAGKHVLAQKPLVLEPDEADRLEGVLALASARGIRVAGNMNARWAPPWRVATLLVRAGEIGEIVGVTHLHDKPLPPLAGTPFDDVPHMLVSDYLAHWIDISRCWLEGSRVVSVSAHDSRVPGQPADARNPWQAGIHIAVSSGATAAVRVVGDARTRSGGCPFWIHGTEGTIRGSVLRGSDHVELERGDERVRIDAEGEWFTDGFAGAMGELLTAVAEDREPENAAAHVLVSARLGMAASASAENGGVPERPAGLELTRSAVPEETSR, encoded by the coding sequence ATGATCCCCGACCACCGCCCGCACGTGCCCCCCGGCCCGCCCGGGGTGGGTCTCATCGGTGCGGGCGCCATCGCCCGCAGCGCGCACCTGCCCGCCTACGCCCGCTGGGGCATCCCGGTGGTGGCCATCGCGTCGCGCACCGCCTCATCGGCGCGGGCGCTGGCGGCGGAGTTCGGCGTCGCCACGGTGCACGATCGTGTCGAAGACCTGCTGGCCGACCCCGCCGTCGCCGTGGTGGACATCGCCACCGGCCCGCGCGGACGCGTCGACCTCATCGCCGCCGCCGTGGCGGCCGGAAAGCACGTGCTCGCCCAGAAGCCCCTCGTCCTGGAGCCGGACGAGGCCGACCGGCTCGAGGGGGTGCTCGCGCTGGCCTCGGCCCGCGGCATCCGGGTGGCCGGGAACATGAACGCCCGCTGGGCGCCGCCGTGGCGCGTGGCGACACTGCTGGTGCGTGCCGGCGAGATCGGGGAGATCGTCGGGGTGACGCACCTGCACGACAAGCCGCTGCCCCCGCTGGCGGGGACGCCGTTCGACGACGTGCCGCACATGCTGGTGAGCGATTACCTCGCGCACTGGATCGACATCTCGCGCTGCTGGCTGGAGGGATCGCGCGTCGTGTCGGTGTCCGCTCACGATTCGCGCGTGCCCGGCCAGCCGGCGGATGCGAGGAACCCGTGGCAGGCCGGCATCCACATCGCCGTCTCCTCCGGCGCCACCGCCGCCGTGCGGGTCGTCGGCGACGCCCGCACGCGCTCGGGCGGGTGCCCGTTCTGGATCCACGGCACAGAGGGCACCATCCGCGGCAGCGTGCTGCGCGGCAGCGACCACGTCGAACTCGAGCGCGGGGACGAGCGGGTGCGCATCGATGCCGAGGGCGAGTGGTTCACCGACGGGTTCGCCGGAGCGATGGGCGAACTGCTGACCGCGGTGGCCGAGGACCGGGAACCGGAGAACGCCGCCGCCCACGTGCTCGTGTCGGCGCGGCTGGGGATGGCCGCGTCGGCGTCGGCGGAGAACGGCGGCGTGCCCGAGCGGCCGGCCGGTCTGGAGCTGACGCGTTCGGCCGTGCCAGAGGAGACGAGCCGGTGA
- a CDS encoding response regulator transcription factor, translating into MTAPRILVVDDEPNIRDLLVTSLRFAGFQVRAVSNGAQTISAVLEEEPDLIVLDVMLPDMNGFSVTKRLRGAGYTAPILFLTAKDETEDKITGLNAGGDDYVTKPFSLDEIVARIQAILRRTMQTDEESVIRAGELTMDQDTHDVTVGDVSIDLSPTEFKLLRYLMLNPNRVLSKAQILDHVWEYDFNGDAGIVESYISYLRRKIDPHSSEPLIQTKRGFGYMLKAGKTA; encoded by the coding sequence ATGACCGCACCGCGCATCCTCGTCGTGGACGACGAACCGAACATCCGCGATCTGCTCGTCACGAGCCTCCGATTCGCCGGATTCCAGGTCCGCGCCGTCTCCAACGGCGCGCAGACCATCTCCGCCGTCCTCGAGGAGGAGCCCGACCTCATCGTGCTGGATGTGATGCTGCCGGACATGAACGGGTTCAGCGTCACCAAGCGCCTGCGCGGCGCCGGGTACACGGCGCCGATCCTCTTCCTCACGGCCAAGGACGAGACCGAGGACAAGATCACCGGCCTCAACGCCGGCGGCGACGACTACGTCACCAAGCCGTTCAGCCTCGACGAGATCGTCGCACGCATCCAGGCGATCCTGCGCCGCACGATGCAGACCGACGAGGAGTCGGTGATCCGCGCCGGTGAGCTCACGATGGATCAGGACACCCACGACGTCACCGTCGGGGACGTCTCGATCGACCTCAGCCCGACGGAGTTCAAGCTGCTGCGCTACCTCATGCTCAACCCGAACCGGGTGCTGTCCAAGGCGCAGATCCTCGACCACGTGTGGGAGTACGACTTCAACGGCGACGCCGGCATCGTGGAGAGCTACATCTCCTATCTGCGCCGCAAGATCGATCCGCATTCCTCCGAGCCCCTCATCCAGACCAAGCGCGGCTTCGGCTACATGCTCAAGGCCGGCAAGACCGCCTGA
- a CDS encoding alpha/beta fold hydrolase, with amino-acid sequence MDASRVGEQFAETAYWTPPLPEARGFEHAVIETPGLRSHVASIGKGPPVLLLHGFPQHWWQWREIAPALAQRGYRVICPDLRGAGWTSAEDPRIRHEARMHDLTALLDVLGVDRAHLMTHDLGAITGMHLAYSYPERVRSLVQLSVPPGFLRFTPKMMPAFSHYPPLILRSPTRSLRWLFAPPYITRPMSETTLDGYLRVEQRPEIGRATRAVMFGMITPEIPRLVGTHYKKRRLQPPTLVAFGRHDHPFAEPMVRRMCRDHARHADRFQLAFIDGAAHFVTDDAPDAVIALALDWFEREGAEG; translated from the coding sequence ATGGATGCATCGCGCGTCGGTGAACAGTTCGCCGAGACCGCGTACTGGACTCCGCCCCTGCCGGAGGCGCGGGGGTTCGAGCACGCCGTCATCGAGACGCCGGGGCTGCGCAGCCACGTCGCCAGCATCGGGAAGGGGCCGCCCGTCCTCCTGCTGCACGGATTCCCTCAGCACTGGTGGCAGTGGCGGGAGATCGCGCCGGCGCTCGCGCAACGCGGCTACCGGGTCATCTGTCCCGACCTGCGCGGAGCCGGGTGGACATCGGCCGAGGATCCGCGCATCCGGCACGAGGCGCGGATGCATGACCTCACCGCCCTGCTCGATGTACTCGGAGTCGATCGGGCGCACCTCATGACCCACGACCTCGGCGCGATCACCGGGATGCACCTCGCGTACTCGTACCCCGAGCGCGTCCGGAGCCTCGTGCAACTGTCGGTTCCGCCGGGGTTCCTCCGGTTCACGCCGAAGATGATGCCCGCGTTCTCGCACTATCCGCCGCTGATCCTGCGCAGCCCCACGCGGTCGCTGCGGTGGCTGTTCGCGCCGCCGTACATCACCCGCCCGATGAGCGAGACGACTCTCGACGGGTACCTTCGCGTCGAGCAGCGTCCGGAGATCGGCCGCGCCACGCGCGCGGTGATGTTCGGCATGATCACCCCGGAGATCCCTCGCCTGGTCGGGACGCACTACAAGAAGAGAAGGCTGCAGCCCCCGACGCTCGTCGCCTTCGGGCGCCACGATCACCCGTTCGCCGAGCCGATGGTGCGCCGCATGTGCCGCGACCACGCACGGCATGCCGACCGGTTCCAACTGGCGTTCATCGACGGTGCCGCGCACTTCGTCACCGACGACGCGCCGGATGCCGTCATCGCGCTGGCCCTGGATTGGTTCGAGCGGGAGGGGGCGGAAGGGTAG
- a CDS encoding ABC transporter substrate-binding protein yields MARRATAVAWATVGAAALVLSGCTSSGDDGGGGGGDGLTFWLQEDLPDRVAATQAIVDAFTDETGVEVELVSVAEDQFSQLITSAAAAGDLPDVIGGISLPQVRTLSSNELVDPEAVGAVIDELDSATFSERALELVSDGDDLLAVPSESWTQMLFYRTDLFEAAGLDAPDSYDAILEAARTLDTPDLAGFVGATAPGDAFTEQTFEQIGLGNGCELVSEDGEVELDSGPCVDAFAFYGELTSDYSVPGAQDVDTTRATYFAGDAAMFIWSSFVLDELAGLREDAKPSCPECAADPAFLAANTGVVTSIAGPDSDTPAQFGEITSWTVTAGANTEDAQSFIQYMMSDGYEDWIAIAPEGKVPVRTGTPEEPTVFSDAWATLPAGVDTKAPLSDFYTPDVLEAVAAGPEDLARWGITQGQGDLLGALQGELPVATAVSEVSQGADPATAAEQAAEAVRSIAESLQ; encoded by the coding sequence ATGGCTCGACGTGCGACGGCAGTGGCCTGGGCGACGGTGGGAGCGGCGGCACTCGTGCTCTCCGGCTGCACCAGTTCCGGCGATGACGGCGGCGGAGGCGGCGGGGACGGGTTGACCTTCTGGCTGCAGGAGGATCTGCCAGACCGGGTGGCTGCCACGCAGGCGATCGTCGACGCCTTCACCGACGAGACCGGCGTCGAGGTCGAACTCGTCTCGGTCGCCGAAGACCAGTTCAGCCAGTTGATCACCTCCGCCGCGGCCGCCGGCGACCTGCCGGATGTCATCGGCGGGATCTCCCTCCCGCAGGTGCGCACGCTCTCCTCGAACGAGCTCGTCGACCCCGAGGCGGTCGGAGCCGTCATCGACGAACTGGACTCCGCCACCTTCTCCGAGCGTGCGCTGGAGCTCGTCTCCGACGGCGATGACCTGCTGGCCGTTCCGAGCGAGTCCTGGACGCAGATGCTGTTCTACCGCACGGATCTGTTCGAGGCCGCGGGTCTGGATGCGCCGGACTCGTACGACGCCATCCTCGAGGCCGCGCGCACCCTGGACACCCCCGACCTGGCCGGCTTCGTGGGAGCCACCGCCCCCGGTGATGCCTTCACCGAGCAGACGTTCGAGCAGATCGGGCTCGGCAACGGGTGCGAGCTGGTTTCAGAGGACGGCGAGGTCGAGCTGGATTCCGGACCGTGCGTGGATGCCTTCGCCTTCTACGGGGAGCTGACCAGCGACTACTCCGTTCCGGGCGCGCAGGACGTCGACACCACCCGCGCCACCTACTTCGCCGGCGACGCCGCCATGTTCATCTGGTCCAGCTTCGTGCTGGACGAGCTCGCGGGACTGCGGGAGGACGCCAAGCCCTCGTGCCCGGAGTGCGCGGCCGATCCGGCGTTCCTCGCCGCCAACACGGGCGTCGTGACCTCCATCGCCGGCCCCGACTCCGACACACCGGCGCAGTTCGGCGAGATCACATCGTGGACCGTGACGGCGGGAGCCAACACCGAGGATGCCCAGTCGTTCATCCAGTACATGATGAGCGACGGCTACGAGGACTGGATCGCCATCGCTCCGGAGGGCAAGGTGCCGGTGCGCACCGGGACCCCGGAGGAGCCCACCGTGTTCTCGGACGCATGGGCGACCCTGCCCGCCGGCGTGGACACCAAGGCTCCGCTGTCCGACTTCTACACGCCGGACGTGCTCGAGGCCGTCGCCGCGGGCCCCGAAGACCTGGCGCGGTGGGGGATCACGCAGGGCCAGGGCGACCTCCTCGGTGCGCTGCAGGGGGAGCTCCCCGTCGCGACGGCCGTCAGCGAGGTCTCGCAGGGCGCCGACCCAGCTACCGCCGCCGAGCAGGCCGCGGAGGCGGTGCGGTCCATCGCGGAGTCACTCCAGTGA
- a CDS encoding glycoside hydrolase family 36 protein codes for MIEVDEVAVGPRARVYGEGWQSWSPTTWYGAADEIHRPAERWQHLMRFRPGAAVPDDAVQGEGLLVVDPGDGAAVRTYGVTDASAEVPSIRARWRDGRVAVSATGPVASWTTPAGGADAGIDALRAFGDRIGRAAGARAAAAVPRVWCSWYRYFEDVTAADVRENLHDLRAHALPVDVVQIDDGWSRGTGEWTAEDERFGSVADAAAEIRDAGRRPGLWLAPFVVGAGSDVARWHPEWLTGAAGHNWGDDLVGLDLTHPGVRGYLTDVFARVREWGIGYVKLDFLYAGAVPGTRHDTEATPITAYRSGLELVREVLGEEAYVLGCGAPLLSSVGLVDAMRIASDTFHEGGEDGSHGLRGRMSLQARAWQDGRLWTTDPDCLVARPGFALREEWAAVVRAAPGVRGFSDRIAELDERGLQLVRDLLEGPAHA; via the coding sequence GTGATCGAGGTCGACGAGGTCGCCGTCGGGCCCCGTGCGCGCGTGTACGGGGAGGGGTGGCAGAGCTGGAGCCCGACCACGTGGTACGGCGCCGCCGATGAGATCCACCGCCCGGCCGAGCGCTGGCAGCACCTCATGCGGTTCCGGCCCGGTGCCGCCGTCCCCGACGACGCGGTCCAGGGCGAGGGACTGCTCGTGGTGGACCCCGGCGACGGCGCCGCCGTGCGCACGTACGGCGTGACGGATGCCTCGGCGGAGGTGCCCTCCATCCGGGCGCGATGGCGGGACGGGCGCGTGGCGGTCTCGGCCACCGGGCCGGTCGCATCATGGACGACCCCCGCGGGCGGCGCCGACGCGGGTATCGACGCCCTCCGTGCCTTCGGCGACCGCATCGGCCGGGCCGCAGGCGCGCGGGCGGCGGCAGCGGTCCCGCGCGTGTGGTGCAGCTGGTACCGGTACTTCGAGGACGTGACCGCCGCCGACGTGCGCGAGAACCTCCACGACCTGCGCGCGCACGCACTTCCCGTCGACGTCGTGCAGATCGACGACGGCTGGAGCCGGGGCACGGGGGAGTGGACGGCGGAGGACGAGAGGTTCGGGTCCGTCGCCGACGCCGCGGCCGAGATCCGCGACGCCGGGCGACGGCCCGGCCTGTGGCTGGCCCCGTTCGTCGTCGGCGCCGGGTCGGACGTGGCGCGGTGGCATCCGGAGTGGCTCACCGGCGCCGCCGGCCACAACTGGGGCGACGACCTCGTGGGGCTCGACCTCACCCACCCCGGGGTGCGCGGGTATCTCACGGACGTGTTCGCGCGCGTGCGCGAGTGGGGCATCGGGTACGTCAAGCTCGACTTCCTCTACGCCGGGGCGGTGCCGGGCACGCGGCACGACACCGAGGCGACCCCCATCACGGCCTACCGATCGGGTCTGGAACTGGTGCGCGAGGTGCTCGGCGAGGAGGCATACGTGCTGGGATGCGGTGCGCCGCTGCTGTCGAGCGTCGGCCTCGTCGACGCGATGCGCATCGCATCCGACACCTTCCACGAGGGCGGCGAAGACGGATCGCACGGGCTGCGCGGCCGGATGTCGCTCCAGGCGCGCGCGTGGCAGGACGGGCGCCTGTGGACGACCGACCCCGACTGCCTCGTGGCACGTCCCGGCTTCGCGCTGCGCGAGGAGTGGGCCGCCGTCGTCCGGGCCGCCCCGGGAGTGCGCGGCTTCTCCGACCGCATCGCGGAACTCGACGAGCGGGGCCT
- a CDS encoding carbohydrate ABC transporter permease produces the protein MTQLAGGTGLTGPAPASGPAASRGPVRAGRTRRSREENRAGLLLISPTVIIVGVAVILPILWAVALAFQRVRLINIRGTGFFGQYTLDNFVNVLTSPGFLGALWTTLVYAVGGTVLAIGIGLVAALALRKPFRGRGLIRAALLLPYVAPVVAATFVWSTLLNPQFGLVNWFGRTVLGWDDPVAFLSQRSLPVPFFGLQIDLPIALITVIFFEAWRSFPFAFLFLTARLQAVPGVLDEAALIDGATPTQRFRHILLPQLLPTIAVLTVLRFIWTFNNFDDIYLLTGGGAGTQVVSVRVFDYLTARGDIGSAAAQALILALILAVLVTVYLKLFGRREEQA, from the coding sequence GTGACGCAGCTCGCCGGCGGGACGGGTCTGACCGGCCCGGCCCCCGCCTCGGGGCCGGCCGCATCGCGCGGGCCGGTGCGAGCGGGCCGGACGCGTCGGAGTCGCGAGGAGAACCGGGCGGGGCTCCTGCTGATCTCACCGACGGTCATCATCGTCGGCGTCGCGGTCATCCTTCCCATCCTGTGGGCCGTCGCCCTCGCCTTCCAGCGCGTGCGGCTCATCAACATCCGCGGTACCGGCTTCTTCGGCCAGTACACCCTCGACAACTTCGTCAACGTCCTCACCTCGCCCGGATTCCTGGGGGCGCTGTGGACGACGCTGGTGTACGCGGTGGGCGGCACGGTGCTGGCGATCGGCATCGGCCTCGTCGCCGCCCTCGCCCTGCGCAAGCCCTTCCGCGGCCGGGGGCTCATCCGTGCCGCACTCCTGCTTCCCTACGTGGCGCCCGTGGTCGCCGCCACATTCGTGTGGTCGACGCTGCTGAACCCCCAGTTCGGCCTGGTGAACTGGTTCGGCCGCACGGTGCTGGGGTGGGACGACCCGGTGGCGTTCCTGTCGCAGCGATCGCTGCCGGTGCCCTTCTTCGGCCTCCAGATCGACCTGCCGATCGCGCTGATCACCGTCATCTTCTTCGAGGCGTGGCGGTCGTTCCCCTTCGCCTTCCTCTTCCTCACCGCACGCCTGCAGGCCGTTCCGGGAGTACTGGATGAGGCAGCCCTCATCGACGGCGCCACCCCGACGCAGCGGTTCCGGCACATCCTGCTGCCACAGCTGCTCCCCACCATCGCCGTGCTGACCGTGCTGCGGTTCATCTGGACGTTCAACAACTTCGACGACATCTATCTCCTCACCGGCGGCGGCGCCGGCACGCAGGTGGTGTCGGTGCGGGTGTTCGACTACCTCACCGCCCGCGGTGACATCGGCTCCGCCGCGGCCCAGGCGCTGATCCTCGCACTCATCCTGGCGGTACTGGTGACGGTGTACCTGAAGCTGTTCGGCCGGCGGGAGGAGCAGGCATGA
- a CDS encoding zinc-dependent alcohol dehydrogenase, producing MPHIVQFAGPGRVELVDTAPAPLVPGGARVATWYSGISAGTELTAYRGTNPYLTSTWDPVRRIFVPGEPSFAYPVQGWGYSEVGQVVEIADDVTDVAVGDVVHGMWGHRSDAVVPARALAGRMLPPGADAILGTFARVGAIALNAVLAADVRLGESVAIFGQGVIGLLATRLATAAGGHVLAVDTQPARLAMAERFGAAEVVDARDPRGGGAVVRERTNGGADSAIELSGSDRALHEAVRSVIAEGVVAASGFYQGGAEHLRLGEEFHHNRVRLVASQISGVPVGLGGRWNQDRLVRTVMDLILSGRVDAAALVTDVVDAAEVATVFARLDRGDSGILQAILRFEAAPERTA from the coding sequence GTGCCCCACATCGTCCAATTCGCCGGCCCTGGGCGGGTCGAGCTCGTCGATACCGCTCCCGCGCCGCTCGTGCCCGGCGGCGCGCGCGTGGCGACGTGGTACTCGGGCATCTCCGCCGGCACCGAGCTCACCGCCTACCGCGGCACCAACCCGTACCTCACCTCGACGTGGGACCCGGTGCGGCGCATCTTCGTGCCGGGGGAGCCGAGCTTCGCGTACCCCGTGCAGGGGTGGGGGTACTCCGAGGTGGGGCAGGTCGTGGAGATCGCCGACGACGTCACCGACGTGGCCGTCGGCGATGTGGTCCACGGCATGTGGGGGCACCGCAGCGACGCCGTCGTGCCCGCCCGCGCCCTCGCGGGGCGGATGCTGCCGCCGGGCGCCGACGCGATCCTGGGCACGTTCGCCCGGGTGGGCGCGATCGCGCTGAACGCGGTGCTGGCCGCCGACGTGCGGCTGGGGGAGAGCGTCGCGATCTTCGGGCAGGGGGTGATCGGGCTGCTCGCGACGCGCCTGGCGACCGCGGCCGGCGGGCATGTCCTCGCCGTCGACACCCAACCGGCCCGCCTGGCGATGGCCGAGCGCTTCGGTGCCGCCGAGGTGGTCGACGCACGCGACCCCCGGGGCGGCGGCGCGGTCGTGCGCGAGCGCACGAACGGCGGCGCGGACAGCGCCATCGAGCTGTCCGGCTCGGACCGCGCCCTGCACGAGGCGGTGCGTTCGGTGATCGCCGAGGGCGTGGTGGCGGCATCCGGCTTCTATCAGGGCGGCGCGGAGCACCTGCGGCTGGGGGAGGAGTTCCACCACAACCGCGTCCGCCTCGTCGCGAGCCAGATCTCGGGCGTGCCGGTCGGGCTCGGCGGACGATGGAACCAGGACCGCCTCGTGCGCACCGTCATGGACCTGATCCTGTCCGGACGCGTGGATGCGGCGGCCCTCGTGACCGACGTCGTCGACGCGGCAGAGGTCGCGACGGTGTTCGCGCGCCTGGACCGGGGCGACTCGGGCATCCTGCAGGCGATCCTGCGGTTCGAGGCGGCCCCGGAGCGGACGGCATGA